TGTTCGACGTCCCGTCCGTGATGTCCGTGAGCTTCACGGTGCTATTGTCCCAGAACGGACCGTCGGCCGGTTGCATCCCGTAGTTGGATTTGCTCGGATCGGTGTCCGGGATGCCGCTGTACAGGATGTTGTAGCCCTGGTTGAAGCGGTAGTTGGTCCCGGCCGACCCCGCCGGGACGGTGCTCTGCGGATCGGACGGGCAGAGCAATATCTTGATCTCGGCCGCCCGAGCCGCGTTGTTGGCGGCGTTGCTGGCTTTAACACTGAAGTTGAGCAGGTTGTAGATGTTCTGCTGTTCGATGTACGGGAGCAGGTAAGCCATCCCCGAGAACCCGTTCGAGTCCTTGCCCGGGGGCAAAGCTCCCCGTGCGTCGTGATGACTGTGGAGTGCCAAACCGAGTTGTTTGAGATTGTTCTGGCACTTCATGCGCGCGGCGGCCTCGCGCACCTTCTGCACGGCCGGGAGCAACAAACCAATCAAAATGGCAATAATGGCGATAACAACGAGCAGTTCGATCAGGGTAAAGCCCGCTTTGCGGGCGGATGAGCGATTCATTCTCGGATTCCTAGTTTGAAATGACGAACAAATAAATACTACGAACCACCAGCTCCGGCGCGCGGGTCGATTCGTGCGCCGGGAATAAGCACTCTGTCGGAGTCCCGGACCTTACTTGTCCAACGGCAGCCCGGCGACCTCGGTGACGCGGTCGAAGAACGCCGCGTTGCACGTGTGGTAGAAGATCTCCGCCACTTCCGCGTCCTTGAACGACTTGCGGCACCGCTCGACCATCTCGTCGGTCACCCTCCACGGGGCCACGGTGAGCGTCTCGGCTAGCACTAGCGCGGCCTGTTCCGCCTCGGGCAGGTCCTTGCGATCGCCGTCGAGTTTCCAGATATCGTTGTCGCTCACG
The Gemmata palustris DNA segment above includes these coding regions:
- a CDS encoding DUF1559 domain-containing protein; translated protein: MNRSSARKAGFTLIELLVVIAIIAILIGLLLPAVQKVREAAARMKCQNNLKQLGLALHSHHDARGALPPGKDSNGFSGMAYLLPYIEQQNIYNLLNFSVKASNAANNAARAAEIKILLCPSDPQSTVPAGSAGTNYRFNQGYNILYSGIPDTDPSKSNYGMQPADGPFWDNSTVKLTDITDGTSNTAAMSEKLKGDWSNATVTERSDTFLLNDYPNNPDWWNTSCDSLDITDLSRQTNSDIGQEWLQGSHSNSGYYHTNLPNKRSCKKPSGRVATLAGSAHTNGVNVLLCDGSVRSVSNSISLVTWRALGSRALGEVISNY